The following are encoded together in the Tripterygium wilfordii isolate XIE 37 chromosome 3, ASM1340144v1, whole genome shotgun sequence genome:
- the LOC119995597 gene encoding pectinesterase PPME1-like, giving the protein MSTKNFVSIYAAFLTTLLISPIVISDDATPIPADAAQLSGWFTANVKPLADRKATLDPALDAAEAGAKVIKVGKTGGEFKTITEAINSIPSGNTKRVIISLGPGEYQEKVKIERTKPFVTLYGAPSDMPTIVFGGTAAEYGTVDSATLIVESDYFVAANIIVKNSAPRPDGERKGAQAVAARISGDKSALYNCKLIGFQDTLCDDKGLHFFKDCFITGTVDFIFGNAKSLYLNTEINVIPEEGFTVITAHARQGNSEDTGYSFVHCKVTGAGKGAYLGRAWMPNPKVIFAFSDLGSAVAPEGWSDNFKPERANTAFFGEYQCKGTGANPAARAKFTKQLAPPQANEFISLAFIQGSKWLLPPPKV; this is encoded by the exons ATGTCGACCAAGAATTTTGTTTCCATTTACGCAGCATTCCTAACAACTCTTCTAATCTCTCCCATCGTCATTTCAGACGACGCGACCCCTATTCCAGCAGATGCAGCACAATTGAGCGGCTGGTTTACCGCCAATGTCAAGCCATTAGCGGACCGGAAGGCAACCTTAGACCCTGCTTTGGATGCAGCGGAGGCTGGCGCTAAGGTCATTAAGGTTGGCAAAACCGGTGGGGAATTCAAGACTATAACTGAAGCCATCAATAGCATTCCTTCTGGGAACACAAAGCGTGTAATTATCTCACTTGGACCTGGAGAGTACCAAGAGAAGGTCAAAATTGAACGTACCAAGCCCTTTGTTACATTGTACGGTGCACCCAGTGACATGCCAACCATCGTTTTCGGCGGCACGGCGGCTGAATATGGAACTGTCGATAGCGCTACCTTGATTGTCGAGTCTGATTACTTTGTCGCTGCAAATATCATTGTTAAG AATTCTGCGCCAAGGCCGGACGGGGAGAGAAAGGGAGCACAGGCGGTGGCTGCGAGGATCTCAGGAGACAAATCAGCTTTGTATAATTGCAAACTCATCGGATTCCAGGACACACTGTGTGATGACAAGGGCCTTCATTTCTTCAAGGACTGTTTCATTACCGGAACCGTTGATTTCATCTTCGGAAATGCCAAGTCCCTCTATTTG AACACAGAGATAAATGTCATACCAGAGGAAGGATTTACTGTGATAACAGCACACGCAAGACAGGGCAATTCAGAAGATACTGGATATTCATTTGTACACTGCAAAGTAACAGGAGCTGGGAAGGGAGCCTACTTGGGAAGAGCATGGATGCCTAATCCCAAAGTCATTTTTGCCTTCAGTGACTTGGGCAGCGCCGTCGCTCCTGAGGGATGGAGTGATAATTTCAAACCAGAACGTGCCAA TACGGCTTTCTTTGGGGAATACCAGTGCAAGGGAACAGGAGCCAACCCCGCTGCAAGGGCCAAGTTCACCAAGCAACTCGCACCTCCTCAAGCCAACGAGTTCATCTCCCTTGCTTTCATTCAGGGCTCCAAATGGCTTCTTCCTCCACCCAAGGTGTAA
- the LOC119995387 gene encoding probable dolichyl pyrophosphate Man9GlcNAc2 alpha-1,3-glucosyltransferase, with protein sequence MEKRRARKLVKEKVDVDNIDDSWRWLVHKGIGAAFLCIAVFALLIRVATSFHSYSGAGNPPKFGDYEAQRHWMEITLNLPAREWYRNSTSNDLSYWGLDYPPLTAYQSFFHGLFLRKFYPESVSLFTSRGHESYLGKLLMRWTVLSSDFLIFFPAILWFVLVHYGGRSSSSNSDIAWHIAMLLLSPCVILIDHGHFQYNCISLGLTVAAVAAVLSQKDLVACVLFSLALNHKQMSAYFAPAFFSHLLGKCFRRRYPVLEVAKLGLMVLGTFAVVWWPYLHSTDALFRVLSRLAPFERGIYEDYVANFWCTTSILIKWKRLFTTQSLKLLSLAATILTCLPSMVQQVLAPSNKGFLYGLLNCSLSFYMFSFQVHEKSILLPLLPASLLAMEFPRPFWLLTHYAMFSMFPLLCRDKLVLPYVALYALFMLIYHAPCGRRDDGKTHRFASLTSLPILVTFVYLFSLILHLIYLTIRPPERYPYLFEAVIMLLCFSHFVVFAFYTNAKQWRLLSKFTSTEKEKKMI encoded by the exons ATGGAAAAGAGACGGGCAAGAAAGTTGGTGAAAGAGAAGGTAGATGTCGATAACATTGATGATAGCTGGAGGTGGTTGGTTCACAAAGGAATTGGGGCTGCATTCTTGTGTATTGCAGTGTTTGCATTATTAATTCGAGTGGCCACATCATTTCATTCATACTCCGGTGCTGGAAATCCCCCGAAGTTTGGTGACTACGAGGCACAGAGGCATTGGATGGAAATAACACTTAATCTCCCTGCTAGAGAGTGGTACCGTAACAGCACCAGCAACGATCTCAGTTACTGGGGACTTGACTACCCTCCCCTCACTGCCTACCAGAGTTTTTTCCATGGTCTTTTCCTCAGAAAATTTTATCCAGAATCAGTTTCACTCTTCACTTCTCGTGGTCATGAATCCTATCTGGG GAAACTGCTGATGAGGTGGACAGTTTTATCTTCTGATTTCCTCATATTTTTTCCTGCAATTCTTTGGTTTGTTCTTGTGCATTATGGTGGTCGGTCAAGTAGCAGTAATAGCGATATAGCATGGCACATAGCGATGCTTCTACTTAGTCCTTGTGTGATCTTAATTGATCATGGTCATTTTCAG TACAACTGCATTAGCTTGGGACTCACTGTGGCTGCTGTTGCTGCCGTCCTCTCTCAGAAAGACCTTGTAGCTTGTGTTCTGTTTAGTCTTGCCCTCAACCATAAACAG ATGAGCGCATACTTTGCACCTGCTTTCTTTAGCCACCTCTTAGGTAAATGTTTCAGACGTCGATACCCAGTGCTTGAGGTGGCAAAGTTGGGCTTGATGGTCTTGGGAACATTTGCTGTCGTATGGTGGCCGTATCTTCATTCGACCGACGCCCTTTTTAGG GTTCTCTCTCGTCTTGCCCCTTTTGAGAGAGGCATATACGAGGATTATGTGGCCAACTTTTGGTGCACCACATCAATCCTAATAAAGTGGAAGAGGTTATTTACTACTCAGTCACTGAAGCTTCTCAGCCTCGCTGCAACTATCCTAACTTGTCTGCCCTCAATGGTTCAGCAAGTCTTAGCTCCAAGCAACAAAGGTTTCCTTTATGGACTGCTGAATTGCTCTCTGTCTTTCTACATGTTCTCATTCCAAG TACATGAGAAATCGATTCTGCTGCCACTTCTGCCTGCTAGCTTATTGGCTATGGAGTTTCCTCGTCCCTTCTGGTTATTAACACATTATGCCATGTTCTCCATGTTTCCTCTTTTGTGTCGTGATAAATTGGTGTTGCCATATGTGGCTTTGTATGCTCTATTCATGCTTATCTATCATGCACCTTGTGGGAGACGAGATGATGGGAAAACCCACCGTTTTGCTTCTCTTACCTCTCTCCCGATTTTAGTGACCTTTGTTTATCTGTTCTCACTTATTCTTCATCTCATTTACTTGACCATTCGTCCTCCAGAGAGGTATCCTTATCTTTTCGAAGCTGTAATTATGCTTCTCTGCTTTTCTCACTTTGTGGTGTTCGCTTTTTACACCAATGCAAAACAATGGAGGTTGTTGAGCAAATTTACATCaacagagaaggaaaagaagatgaTTTGA
- the LOC119995598 gene encoding ubiquitin receptor RAD23d-like: MQARPSSAPPTATQTPIIFRAPAPPPPPSLAPVGTYTPTAPRLTPAAGPPVYSYADAYGQASSNLLGRSNLESTIQQIFDKGRGSWDRDTVICALLAAFNNPERAVEYLYSGFPNIVGPNASAGPLAFLRNSQQFQELRARVQMNPQILQPTLQELGRQNPHMMQLIQENQADFLRLINEPVVEGEGNILGQLASAMPPAVTVTPEEREAIERLEATGFDRAIVLEVFFACNKNEELAANYLLDHMHEFEE, encoded by the exons ATGCAGGCTCGACCAAGTTCTGCACCTCCCACAGCAACACAAACACCAATTATATTTCGGGCtcctgctcctcctcctcctccttctcttgCTCCTGTTGGCACATA TACACCGACAGCCCCTCGACTTACTCCTGCTGCTGGTCCCCCAGTTTA TTCATATGCAGATGCCTATGGCCAAGCATCATCAAACCTTCTCGGAAGAAGTAATTTAGAGAGTACGATTCAACAGATTTTTGATAAAGGTAGAGGAAGTTGGGATCGAGACACTGTTATTTGTGCTCTACTCGCTGCATTTAACAATCCTGAAAGAGCAGTTGAATATCTATATTCT GGATTTCCAAATATCGTCGGTCCAAATGCAAGTGCCGGACCCTTGGCTTTCCTACGCAACAGCCAACAG TTCCAAGAATTGCGAGCTAGGGTGCAAATGAACCCACAGATCTTGCAG CCTACGCTTCAAGAGCTTGGCAGGCAGAATCCGCATATGATGCAACTCATTCAAGAGAATCAGGCAGATTTCTTACGACTGATAAATGAACCTGTTGTTGAGGGAGAAGG CAATATATTGGGTCAATTGGCATCAGCAATGCCACCGGCAGTGACAGTCACCCCTGAGGAGCGAGAGGCAATTGAACGC CTTGAAGCTACGGGTTTTGATCGTGCTATAGTATTGGAGGTGTTCTTTGCTTGCAACAAGAATGAAGAACTGGCAGCCAACTATCTGTTAGATCACATGCACGAGTTTGAGGAATGA